A single window of Vibrio alfacsensis DNA harbors:
- a CDS encoding phosphatase PAP2 family protein — protein sequence MRTIETIALPIATIAKFDVAFSHICLRHRFSLPVANVSKGISHSGDGHLYLVIGLLAWLLDKQHGQWFLWVGLVAFAMELPIYWVLKNSVKRRRPKELSEHLPAFITPSDRYSLPSGHTAAGFVMASVIHHFYPELGAFAFLWASLIGLSRILLGVHFFTDIIVGAVLGSLCASFAIDIVGVSG from the coding sequence ATGCGAACTATTGAGACAATTGCACTGCCTATCGCCACGATTGCGAAATTTGACGTGGCGTTTTCCCACATTTGTTTACGCCATCGTTTTAGCTTACCCGTTGCCAACGTAAGTAAGGGGATTTCACACAGTGGAGACGGGCACCTTTATCTTGTTATTGGACTATTAGCTTGGTTGCTAGATAAGCAACATGGGCAATGGTTTTTATGGGTAGGCTTGGTTGCTTTTGCAATGGAACTGCCCATTTACTGGGTTCTAAAAAACAGCGTTAAACGCCGTCGACCGAAAGAGTTAAGCGAACACCTTCCTGCATTCATTACACCATCAGATCGCTACAGTTTGCCCTCAGGCCATACGGCTGCAGGGTTTGTCATGGCGAGCGTGATTCACCATTTCTATCCAGAACTAGGGGCGTTTGCCTTTCTATGGGCGAGCCTCATTGGTTTGTCGCGCATATTGCTTGGGGTCCATTTCTTTACTGACATTATTGTTGGCGCGGTGCTAGGTAGTCTGTGTGCTTCTTTCGCAATCGACATAGTAGGAGTAAGTGGATGA